From the genome of Niabella agricola, one region includes:
- a CDS encoding family 43 glycosylhydrolase: MKRWITVLAIAWMSAPLQVWPQAIKTGMTFSTRQTPVHDPVLIKQGHTYYLFGTGRGISVFSSKDLQTWKKEKPVFEQPPAWAAAAVPGYEGHAWAPDISYYKGLYYLLYSVSTFGKNNSCVGMAVNTTLDPTDPAFEWEDKGMIIRSVAGSDHWNAIDPNLVLHEKGKPWLCFGSFWNGIQLVALASDLKPAGGVKTIASRCTGQPGADSVTAGGAIEAPFVFRKNGYYYLFVSWDYCCKGRDSNYKVVVGRSRKITGPYVDKKGQPMAQNGGSLLIGGNGSEWMGIGHNAVFTDTDGTDYFVAHGYDEGESKLWIRKLRWATDGWPLLEGVSL, encoded by the coding sequence ATGAAAAGATGGATAACGGTTTTAGCGATTGCGTGGATGAGCGCCCCGCTGCAGGTTTGGCCGCAGGCGATAAAGACGGGCATGACGTTCAGTACCCGCCAAACACCGGTTCATGACCCTGTGCTGATAAAGCAGGGCCATACCTATTATCTTTTTGGAACGGGCAGGGGCATCAGTGTTTTTTCGTCAAAGGATCTCCAAACCTGGAAAAAGGAAAAACCGGTTTTTGAACAACCGCCTGCCTGGGCAGCAGCAGCCGTACCCGGATACGAGGGGCATGCCTGGGCGCCGGATATCAGTTATTATAAAGGACTTTATTATTTGTTGTATTCGGTTTCCACCTTTGGGAAAAACAATTCCTGTGTTGGTATGGCGGTAAATACCACCCTGGATCCTACAGATCCCGCGTTTGAATGGGAAGACAAGGGTATGATCATCCGGTCCGTTGCCGGCAGCGACCATTGGAATGCGATCGATCCCAACCTCGTGTTGCACGAAAAGGGAAAACCCTGGCTCTGCTTCGGTTCATTTTGGAATGGCATTCAGCTGGTGGCGTTGGCCTCCGATCTGAAGCCGGCCGGAGGTGTAAAGACCATTGCAAGCCGCTGCACAGGGCAGCCTGGCGCGGATTCAGTGACAGCAGGCGGCGCAATAGAAGCGCCATTTGTATTCCGGAAGAACGGCTATTACTATCTTTTTGTTTCCTGGGATTATTGCTGCAAAGGCCGTGATAGCAATTATAAGGTTGTGGTAGGACGGAGCCGGAAGATTACGGGCCCTTATGTAGATAAAAAAGGGCAGCCCATGGCGCAGAACGGCGGCTCTCTTTTGATCGGGGGAAATGGCAGCGAATGGATGGGCATCGGGCACAACGCTGTTTTTACCGATACCGACGGGACCGATTATTTTGTGGCACATGGATACGATGAAGGGGAGTCTAAACTATGGATCCGGAAACTTCGATGGGCGACAGATGGATGGCCGCTGCTGGAAGGTGTTTCGCTGTAG